A DNA window from Candidatus Omnitrophota bacterium contains the following coding sequences:
- the rplU gene encoding 50S ribosomal protein L21 — protein sequence MYAVVETGGKQYRIEKGQEFEVELLEGAESSSVTLSNVLLVADGENVAIGHPYLEGGQVQCTLLAQTKGEKVVNYRYNRRKKFDRKVGHRQKLTRLRVEEILTGGKNGT from the coding sequence ATGTACGCAGTTGTCGAAACAGGTGGAAAGCAGTATCGCATAGAAAAAGGGCAGGAGTTTGAGGTGGAGCTCTTGGAAGGCGCAGAGAGTTCTTCAGTGACCCTGTCGAATGTATTGCTTGTCGCGGACGGAGAGAATGTTGCCATCGGTCATCCTTATTTGGAGGGAGGCCAGGTTCAATGCACGTTGCTGGCGCAAACCAAGGGTGAAAAGGTTGTGAACTATCGCTACAACCGGCGCAAGAAATTTGATCGCAAGGTGGGGCATCGTCAGAAACTGACCCGTTTGCGCGTTGAGGAAATTTTGACAGGAGGGAAAAATGGCACATAA
- the rpmA gene encoding 50S ribosomal protein L27, translated as MAHKKGQGSVKNGRDSHSKRLGLKRTEGEFVLAGTILVRQRGTPVKPGWNVGKGNDDTLYALSDGFVRFPKKGEISILSS; from the coding sequence ATGGCACATAAAAAGGGTCAAGGCAGTGTTAAGAATGGCCGGGATAGCCATTCCAAACGGCTGGGGCTGAAAAGAACCGAAGGGGAGTTCGTGCTCGCCGGGACGATCCTGGTGCGTCAGCGCGGCACTCCGGTTAAGCCCGGTTGGAATGTAGGCAAGGGAAATGACGATACGCTCTATGCGCTTTCGGATGGCTTTGTGAGGTTTCCGAAAAAGGGGGAGATCAGTATCCTTTCTTCCTAG